In a genomic window of Syngnathus typhle isolate RoL2023-S1 ecotype Sweden linkage group LG4, RoL_Styp_1.0, whole genome shotgun sequence:
- the LOC133153277 gene encoding gastrula zinc finger protein XlCGF57.1-like isoform X1, with amino-acid sequence MCAKTVKEECEEELFWTKGKEPQRKLLDGVFNEPQDVLHRAELSEQQEPEPPNCKEENEPEPLHIKEEELETDITKLPLTGIFLKREDEEDDGQSEVMGGAEPPSSSSSQHATTEGVGDHSEGSQVDSRLAPLSDSDDISSPSPETDDGCSKGDMTDYADKKHRQCSQCDKTFFNRSSLKRHMRTHTGEKPFSCSVCGLIVNQKCSLTTHMRTHTGERPFACAFCGQRFSEKGNLIKHTRTHTGEKPFTCSLCSKSFTEKASLISHTRTHTGEKPFSCSFCGQRFSEKGNLRTHTRTHTGETPFACSVCGQRFAWKGLLNAHIRTHTGEKPYACSVCGQKFSAKGNLRIHTRTHTGEKPFACTVCDQKFSVKATLRTHIRTHTGEKPFPCTVCGKSFSVKGSLVSHTRTHTGEKPFACSICGKIFTQKVHLTRHTRTHTGEKPVSGSVYNLSAGTKDLGPEQHELTADIKKKEVQPEPSHIKKEEEEDVITKIPLTVVAVKSEDDDKGRRTQELTVQASVNT; translated from the coding sequence AGCTTAGTGAGCAGCAGGAGCCTGAGCCTCCTAATTGTAAAGAGGAAAATGAGCCAGAGCCACTCCACATTAAAGAGGAAGAGTTGGAGACTGATATCACCAAGTTGCCATTGACTGGCATCTTTCTGAAGAGAGAAGATGAGGAAGACGATGGTCAAAGTGAGGTGATGGGAGGGGCTGAGCCTCCAAGCAGCAGCTCAAGTCAACACGCCACAACAGAAGGTGTTGGGGACCACTCCGAAGGATCACAAGTGGACAGCCGTTTAGCTCCACTATCAGATAGTGATGACATATCATCACCCTCTCCTGAAACTGATGATGGATGCTCTAAAGGTGATATGACAGATTACGCTGACAAAAAACACAGGCAATGTTCTCAGTGTGACAAAACCTTTTTCAACAGGTCATCATTGAAAAGACACATGAGAAcgcacactggggagaaacctttcTCCTGCTCAGTGTGTGGTCTTATAGTAAATCAAAAATGTAGTTTGACGACtcacatgagaacacacactggggaaAGACCGTTTGCCTGCGcattttgtggccaaagattctctgaaAAGGGAAATTTGAtaaaacacacaagaacacacactggagagaagcCTTTTACCTGTTCACTCTGTAGTAAAAGCTTTACTGAAAAGGCCAGTTTAATAAGCCACACAAGAAcgcacactggggagaaacctttttcctgttcATTTTGTGGTCAACGATTCTCTGAAAAAGGGAACTTaagaacacacacaagaacgcaCACTGGTGAGACACCATTTGCTTGCTCAGTCTGTGGTCAAAGATTTGCTTGGAAGGGACTTCTGAATgcacatataagaacacacactggggagaaaccttatgcctgctcagtttgtggtcaaAAATTCTCCGCAAAGGGCAACTTAAGaatacacacaagaacacacacaggtgagaaaccttttgcttGCACAGTTTGTGACCAAAAATtctctgtgaaggcaacattaCGGACACACATAAGgacacacacaggtgagaaaccttttcccTGCACTGTTTGTGGCAAGAGTTTCTCTGTAAAGGGAAGTTTAGTAAGCCACACCAGGACACACACGGGCGAAAAACCTTTTGCCTGTTCAATTTGTGGAAAGATTTTCACTCAAAAGGTACATTTAACAAGGCACACAAGGACACACACAGGAGAGAAACCTGTTAGCGGTTCAGTCTACAACTTAAGTGCAGGTACAAAAGATCTTGGTCCTGAGCAGCACGAGTTGACTGCCGACATTAAAAAGAAGGAAGTGCAGCCAGAGCCCTCCCACAttaagaaagaagaagaagaggatgtTATCACTAAGATCCCATTGACTGTTGTCGCTGTTAAGAGTGAAGATGACGACAAAGGGAGGAGAACCCAGGAGCTGACCGTCCAAGCATCAGTCAACACATGA
- the LOC133153277 gene encoding gastrula zinc finger protein XlCGF8.2DB-like isoform X2: protein MRTHTGEKPFSCSVCGLIVNQKCSLTTHMRTHTGERPFACAFCGQRFSEKGNLIKHTRTHTGEKPFTCSLCSKSFTEKASLISHTRTHTGEKPFSCSFCGQRFSEKGNLRTHTRTHTGETPFACSVCGQRFAWKGLLNAHIRTHTGEKPYACSVCGQKFSAKGNLRIHTRTHTGEKPFACTVCDQKFSVKATLRTHIRTHTGEKPFPCTVCGKSFSVKGSLVSHTRTHTGEKPFACSICGKIFTQKVHLTRHTRTHTGEKPVSGSVYNLSAGTKDLGPEQHELTADIKKKEVQPEPSHIKKEEEEDVITKIPLTVVAVKSEDDDKGRRTQELTVQASVNT, encoded by the coding sequence ATGAGAAcgcacactggggagaaacctttcTCCTGCTCAGTGTGTGGTCTTATAGTAAATCAAAAATGTAGTTTGACGACtcacatgagaacacacactggggaaAGACCGTTTGCCTGCGcattttgtggccaaagattctctgaaAAGGGAAATTTGAtaaaacacacaagaacacacactggagagaagcCTTTTACCTGTTCACTCTGTAGTAAAAGCTTTACTGAAAAGGCCAGTTTAATAAGCCACACAAGAAcgcacactggggagaaacctttttcctgttcATTTTGTGGTCAACGATTCTCTGAAAAAGGGAACTTaagaacacacacaagaacgcaCACTGGTGAGACACCATTTGCTTGCTCAGTCTGTGGTCAAAGATTTGCTTGGAAGGGACTTCTGAATgcacatataagaacacacactggggagaaaccttatgcctgctcagtttgtggtcaaAAATTCTCCGCAAAGGGCAACTTAAGaatacacacaagaacacacacaggtgagaaaccttttgcttGCACAGTTTGTGACCAAAAATtctctgtgaaggcaacattaCGGACACACATAAGgacacacacaggtgagaaaccttttcccTGCACTGTTTGTGGCAAGAGTTTCTCTGTAAAGGGAAGTTTAGTAAGCCACACCAGGACACACACGGGCGAAAAACCTTTTGCCTGTTCAATTTGTGGAAAGATTTTCACTCAAAAGGTACATTTAACAAGGCACACAAGGACACACACAGGAGAGAAACCTGTTAGCGGTTCAGTCTACAACTTAAGTGCAGGTACAAAAGATCTTGGTCCTGAGCAGCACGAGTTGACTGCCGACATTAAAAAGAAGGAAGTGCAGCCAGAGCCCTCCCACAttaagaaagaagaagaagaggatgtTATCACTAAGATCCCATTGACTGTTGTCGCTGTTAAGAGTGAAGATGACGACAAAGGGAGGAGAACCCAGGAGCTGACCGTCCAAGCATCAGTCAACACATGA